From one Brevibacterium sp. 'Marine' genomic stretch:
- a CDS encoding helix-turn-helix domain-containing protein has translation MLGRTYDDEVCSIARTLEIVGERWSLLIIRNALFAGVTRFGDFQKRLGVATNILTKRLDGFVDAGVMTRQPNPSGVEYVLTDKGHDLKGVLIAFTDWGDRWEAPNGRPIIYRHDDCEGEVHSSIRCDSCGQQPDIVTVSKGPGMPDEKWAHRQK, from the coding sequence ATGTTGGGCAGAACGTATGACGATGAAGTGTGTTCGATCGCGCGGACCTTGGAGATCGTAGGCGAACGCTGGAGCCTGCTGATCATCAGAAACGCGCTCTTCGCCGGGGTCACTCGCTTCGGCGACTTCCAGAAGCGATTGGGAGTGGCGACCAACATCCTCACCAAGCGGCTCGACGGCTTCGTCGATGCCGGAGTCATGACTCGGCAGCCGAATCCATCCGGAGTCGAGTACGTGCTCACCGACAAGGGACATGATCTCAAAGGCGTGCTCATTGCGTTCACCGACTGGGGAGATCGCTGGGAAGCGCCGAACGGGAGGCCGATCATCTACCGACACGACGACTGTGAAGGCGAAGTGCACAGCTCGATTCGCTGTGACTCCTGTGGTCAGCAGCCTGACATCGTCACCGTCTCCAAAGGGCCGGGAATGCCCGACGAGAAATGGGCGCATCGGCAGAAGTAG
- a CDS encoding LacI family DNA-binding transcriptional regulator, translating to MAKQNDRPTLATVAARAGVSIKTASRVLNGEKHVAASTAEKVEAAAEELGFRLNSTARRLRAGGRSPYIGVVLSDAGDAFQARAFAAVEAELAAVDLRPVVTVVGDDPDREEAFLDECLANDLTGIIVIRAHPEAAETYARAASAPGTRIVSLDPAVDSPGISIVAGDDREAGRLAAEQLLAHGHMALGVIGDQSPSLITTRRLQGIQDAVAGRRGVGWRAYMREDAHDEASAKNVVAAWLGSRSAPGALITLSATLTQGAIDACRRLGEWPALVGIDDFPTAELLDVTVVDRNVESIAAEAVRRLRAGAEPSGAGAGGGRLGEGNGPIAAEAMGRGRVDDNVPDFDNALCIIARGSGEEPPDTR from the coding sequence ATGGCGAAGCAGAACGATCGGCCGACCCTGGCCACGGTCGCTGCCCGCGCAGGTGTGAGCATCAAGACGGCCTCCCGCGTCCTCAACGGCGAAAAGCACGTTGCCGCCTCGACCGCAGAGAAGGTCGAAGCCGCCGCAGAAGAACTCGGATTCCGACTCAATTCCACGGCCCGGCGCTTGCGTGCCGGAGGCCGCTCACCGTATATCGGCGTGGTCCTCTCCGATGCCGGGGACGCCTTCCAGGCCCGTGCCTTCGCCGCCGTGGAAGCCGAACTCGCAGCCGTCGACCTGCGCCCCGTGGTGACCGTGGTCGGTGACGATCCCGACCGGGAGGAAGCCTTCCTCGACGAATGCCTCGCCAACGATCTGACCGGGATCATCGTCATCCGCGCCCACCCCGAGGCGGCCGAGACCTACGCGCGAGCCGCCTCGGCGCCGGGCACCAGAATCGTCTCCCTCGACCCTGCGGTCGACAGTCCCGGCATCAGCATCGTCGCAGGTGATGACCGTGAAGCGGGACGCCTCGCGGCCGAGCAGCTGCTCGCTCACGGACACATGGCACTCGGCGTCATCGGAGATCAATCGCCCAGCCTCATCACCACCCGCCGCCTGCAGGGAATCCAGGATGCCGTCGCCGGCCGTCGCGGTGTCGGCTGGCGCGCCTATATGCGCGAAGACGCCCACGACGAAGCCAGCGCAAAGAACGTCGTCGCCGCCTGGCTCGGCTCCCGCAGCGCCCCCGGCGCCCTCATCACCCTCTCGGCCACGCTCACGCAGGGCGCCATCGATGCCTGTCGCCGCCTCGGGGAATGGCCGGCCCTGGTGGGCATCGACGATTTCCCCACGGCCGAACTCCTCGACGTCACCGTCGTCGATCGCAACGTCGAATCCATTGCCGCCGAGGCGGTCCGCAGGCTCCGGGCCGGTGCGGAACCTAGCGGTGCCGGGGCAGGCGGGGGCCGCCTCGGTGAGGGAAATGGCCCGATCGCGGCGGAGGCGATGGGGCGTGGGCGTGTCGACGACAACGTGCCCGATTTCGACAATGCACTGTGCATCATCGCTCGTGGCAGCGGTGAAGAACCGCCGGACACCCGCTGA
- a CDS encoding DUF3800 domain-containing protein encodes MLLAYIDEIGEPGPYVAKDHPRFNTNPVFGYAGFVIPESSARRFGQIFTAEKRRVFASELRGVENPGRWERKGSDIFTPDAWRSYGEQIRVFRGLINRLAELSGRVFFYAEQKEVGTRKQVRLSDEQREASAMRESVNRLCRHADNCGENLLMLMDQINEKQRAARVATIYAHIFSRAQEFREMNAAIEPPMHIDSALSSNIQFADWIAASVSRAIDYQLERESKYDWVPQALGSHMHHRITYESKLRLWQSSLGDLNNFDVFKAERPYLDGLHTGPMSPEDLAKLQKVKHATVKRK; translated from the coding sequence ATGCTGCTCGCCTATATCGATGAGATCGGTGAACCCGGCCCTTACGTCGCCAAAGACCACCCGAGATTCAACACTAATCCCGTCTTCGGCTATGCAGGCTTCGTCATTCCCGAAAGCTCGGCTCGGAGGTTCGGTCAGATCTTCACAGCAGAGAAGCGACGCGTCTTTGCCAGCGAGCTTCGGGGCGTGGAGAACCCGGGCCGCTGGGAGCGAAAGGGCTCAGATATCTTCACCCCAGACGCTTGGCGAAGTTACGGTGAGCAGATCCGTGTCTTTCGCGGACTGATCAACAGGCTCGCAGAACTGAGCGGACGCGTCTTCTTCTATGCCGAACAGAAGGAGGTCGGCACCAGGAAGCAGGTGCGACTCTCCGATGAGCAACGCGAAGCTTCAGCTATGCGAGAGTCGGTCAATCGTCTCTGTCGTCACGCGGACAATTGCGGCGAGAATCTACTGATGCTGATGGACCAGATCAATGAGAAGCAACGGGCTGCAAGAGTAGCGACGATATACGCACACATATTCTCGCGTGCCCAAGAATTCAGGGAAATGAATGCTGCCATTGAGCCGCCCATGCACATCGACAGTGCTCTCAGCTCCAATATTCAGTTTGCCGATTGGATAGCAGCATCTGTCAGCCGAGCCATCGACTACCAACTCGAACGCGAATCAAAGTACGACTGGGTACCTCAGGCTCTCGGCAGCCACATGCACCATCGCATCACATACGAATCCAAGCTTCGCCTCTGGCAGAGTTCGCTGGGCGATCTGAACAACTTCGACGTATTCAAAGCCGAGAGGCCTTACCTGGATGGATTGCACACCGGGCCTATGAGTCCAGAAGATCTCGCGAAACTGCAAAAGGTCAAGCACGCTACTGTCAAACGAAAATAG
- a CDS encoding ABC transporter permease yields MTRNSFITDERISHEGFVGTFVRRVREGQLGSLPVILALVVIVIVFQSANSSFLSPANLVNLSSTVAYIAILALGINLILLLGEIDLSLAQLGGLAASLLGVLVVRQGVPPALALIIMLLLGLVVGAIQGWFFAVIGIPAFVVTLAGLLAFTGLTLTTLGTQKNLSMSDTFAFDFANFYFPAIWAYVFGAIAIIGFGAGIIYSKLRRHHVGLDAPSWAAVIVRIALLTVVVFGFLILVNQDFGLAMPFFLMMVIAIIIDLVLRKTRYGRSIYAVGGKVEAARRSGIRVTWVRISVFMAAGVLAALFGFIKAGVTTNAGSTLVPTQDLLNAIASAVIGGTSLFGGRGTAWAAVLGALVVGAINNGLYLIGFNSDAQQIITALVLLAAVVIDALSRRGQRYVGRG; encoded by the coding sequence ATGACCCGCAATTCCTTCATCACCGATGAGCGCATCTCTCATGAGGGCTTCGTCGGCACTTTCGTCCGACGGGTGCGCGAGGGGCAGCTCGGGTCACTTCCGGTCATCCTCGCGCTCGTCGTCATCGTCATCGTCTTCCAGTCGGCGAACAGCAGCTTCCTGTCACCGGCAAACCTCGTCAACTTATCGTCGACGGTCGCCTACATCGCGATCCTCGCCCTGGGAATCAACCTCATCCTGCTCCTCGGCGAGATCGACCTCTCGCTCGCCCAGCTGGGTGGTCTGGCGGCCTCGCTGCTCGGTGTCCTCGTCGTCAGGCAAGGTGTGCCGCCTGCGCTGGCGCTCATCATCATGCTGTTGCTCGGCCTCGTCGTCGGTGCGATCCAAGGCTGGTTCTTCGCCGTCATCGGCATTCCGGCATTCGTCGTGACACTGGCCGGTCTGCTCGCTTTCACCGGATTGACTCTGACGACCCTGGGCACACAGAAGAACCTGTCGATGTCCGACACCTTCGCCTTCGACTTCGCGAACTTCTACTTCCCGGCGATCTGGGCGTATGTATTCGGTGCCATCGCGATCATCGGCTTCGGTGCCGGAATCATCTACTCCAAGCTGCGCCGTCATCACGTGGGCCTCGACGCCCCGAGCTGGGCAGCTGTGATCGTGCGCATCGCTCTGCTCACGGTGGTCGTATTCGGATTCCTCATCCTCGTCAATCAGGACTTCGGTCTGGCGATGCCCTTCTTCCTCATGATGGTCATCGCGATCATCATCGACCTCGTGCTGCGCAAGACCCGCTACGGCCGATCGATCTACGCCGTCGGCGGCAAGGTCGAGGCGGCGCGTCGTTCTGGTATCAGGGTGACTTGGGTGCGGATCAGCGTCTTCATGGCGGCCGGGGTGCTGGCCGCGCTGTTCGGCTTCATCAAGGCCGGTGTGACAACGAACGCCGGTTCGACTCTCGTGCCGACGCAGGACCTGCTCAATGCGATCGCCTCGGCTGTCATCGGCGGCACCTCGCTCTTCGGCGGTCGCGGAACCGCATGGGCGGCGGTGCTCGGTGCGCTGGTCGTCGGTGCGATCAACAATGGTCTCTACCTCATCGGCTTCAACTCCGATGCGCAGCAGATCATCACCGCGCTCGTCCTGCTGGCAGCCGTTGTCATCGATGCGCTCAGCCGCCGCGGCCAGAGGTACGTCGGGCGGGGGTAG
- a CDS encoding TfoX/Sxy family protein: MTPEQTSLVERIRALIAGGPVVREVSMFGGRAVMVNEKMIVSAGKTGDLLVRVDAARHDELLKRPDAAQAEMGTGRNMGPGWINVSAESVRDDEQLAFWIETAMDFNRAVTSRPD, translated from the coding sequence ATGACACCCGAGCAGACTTCACTCGTCGAACGAATCCGTGCGCTCATTGCCGGAGGGCCCGTGGTCCGAGAGGTCTCGATGTTCGGCGGCCGCGCGGTCATGGTCAACGAGAAGATGATCGTCAGTGCTGGTAAGACGGGCGATCTGCTGGTGCGAGTCGATGCCGCTCGGCACGACGAGCTCCTCAAGCGACCGGATGCGGCCCAAGCCGAGATGGGAACCGGGCGAAACATGGGGCCGGGATGGATCAACGTAAGCGCAGAGTCTGTCCGTGATGACGAACAGCTGGCATTCTGGATCGAGACCGCCATGGACTTCAACCGGGCAGTGACGAGCCGGCCGGACTGA
- a CDS encoding GNAT family N-acetyltransferase has protein sequence MTTELITSLTTTEADETDPTVSAVGANATCTRTDRSSDVKLTAASATVTIRPLDVDRDTARIHEWLAHPRAHYWMMTDLDENEVRTYLDGIRDSTDDAGWVGSVDGIDCFYVETYTPGSLIPQNVLATGPADIGMHLLVAPPAGPAVHGLTDRIMAEVIDFCLKPVDQGGRGAERVVVEPDARNDAIIEKNRAAGFTPITEATIMMGEIEKLALVSVCTRAGFEASALAPFVGAGVRESRAAETGEPDSDQRSTKPRTGRPFAAPPAPYAHLNGDAFAAVQRHLVAKALSEFAHERLIAPVSVGEGRGVVVNGSAHADGSSDLGDRPSTTGGAASANGEGETWELSIDGASRYTFTARVLPLEHWVIDEASITRWRDGSEVPLDAQELVVELQDELAIPEGLISTYLEELASTLAGAAFKLEDARAGRRPDARALVDADFQTTEAAMTEGHPGFLANNGRIGFGLSDFRTWAPENGQLNRIEWVAVRRELSHLSLGVGLAEEGHLGEVLSEAERDLFGTRIRAAGQDPADFHLMPIHPWQADHRLAITFAADIARGDLLPLGEGLDKHQAQQSLRTFFNHSRTGAPYVKVALAVQNMGFLRGLSPKYMRDTPAINDWVTGLVGSDPTFAEAGFRVLRERAALGYTGDVYHRTKETNPHRKMLAALWRENPVSRIEPGQKLITMAALLHRDHHGVSLAGELISASGLSAGAWLRSYLRAYLKPLVHALLAHDLVFMPHGENLILVLDEHVVTGAFMKDIGEEVAVLGHRELPADVERIRAVVSGEEKALSVFTDMFDGVLRHLSGILDADGLLPADRFWAIVAEVLDEYEAEHPDAARGVSGDVDLRAERFAHSCLNRLQLKNTKQMVDIGNQAESLLYAGTMPNPVAR, from the coding sequence ATGACCACCGAACTCATCACCAGCCTGACCACCACCGAGGCGGACGAAACCGACCCGACCGTTTCTGCGGTTGGTGCGAACGCCACTTGTACGCGCACGGACCGCAGTTCGGACGTGAAGCTCACGGCCGCCTCGGCGACGGTGACCATCCGTCCTCTCGACGTCGACCGGGACACCGCCCGGATCCACGAGTGGCTGGCCCATCCGCGCGCCCACTACTGGATGATGACCGACCTCGACGAGAACGAGGTCCGGACCTACTTGGATGGCATTCGCGACTCCACGGATGACGCCGGTTGGGTCGGCTCCGTCGACGGCATAGACTGCTTCTACGTCGAGACCTACACCCCTGGCAGCCTCATCCCACAGAATGTCCTGGCCACGGGACCTGCGGACATCGGGATGCACCTGCTCGTCGCCCCTCCGGCAGGACCCGCCGTACACGGCCTCACCGACCGCATCATGGCCGAGGTCATCGACTTCTGCCTGAAGCCGGTTGACCAGGGAGGACGCGGCGCCGAGCGCGTCGTCGTCGAACCCGATGCCAGGAACGACGCGATCATCGAGAAGAACCGCGCCGCCGGGTTCACCCCCATCACCGAGGCGACCATCATGATGGGCGAGATCGAGAAACTGGCGCTCGTCAGTGTGTGCACCCGCGCGGGCTTCGAGGCCAGCGCGCTGGCGCCGTTCGTCGGAGCCGGAGTCCGAGAGTCGCGCGCGGCTGAGACCGGGGAACCGGACAGTGACCAGAGGTCCACCAAACCGCGTACGGGTCGGCCGTTCGCAGCCCCGCCGGCTCCGTATGCCCATCTCAACGGCGATGCGTTCGCCGCCGTGCAGCGCCACCTCGTCGCCAAAGCCCTGTCCGAATTCGCCCACGAACGACTCATCGCACCGGTGAGCGTCGGTGAGGGGAGGGGAGTCGTCGTGAACGGCAGTGCACATGCGGATGGGAGTTCGGACCTGGGGGACCGACCATCCACGACTGGGGGAGCCGCCTCGGCGAATGGCGAAGGCGAGACCTGGGAGCTGAGCATCGACGGGGCCAGCCGATACACATTCACCGCGCGTGTGCTGCCGCTCGAGCACTGGGTGATCGACGAAGCCAGCATCACCCGGTGGCGCGACGGATCCGAGGTTCCGCTCGACGCACAGGAACTCGTCGTCGAACTCCAGGACGAACTCGCCATCCCCGAGGGCCTCATCTCCACCTACCTCGAGGAACTCGCGTCGACCCTGGCCGGGGCCGCGTTCAAACTCGAGGACGCTCGGGCCGGGCGCAGGCCCGATGCACGGGCACTCGTCGACGCGGATTTCCAGACCACCGAGGCGGCCATGACCGAGGGCCACCCGGGGTTCCTTGCGAACAACGGTCGCATCGGCTTCGGTCTCAGCGACTTCCGGACGTGGGCACCGGAGAACGGACAGCTCAACCGCATCGAATGGGTGGCAGTGAGGCGCGAACTCAGCCATCTGTCTTTGGGAGTCGGACTCGCTGAGGAGGGCCACCTCGGTGAGGTGCTCAGCGAGGCCGAACGGGATCTCTTCGGTACCCGGATCCGGGCGGCAGGGCAGGATCCTGCTGACTTCCATCTCATGCCGATCCACCCCTGGCAGGCCGACCACCGCCTGGCGATCACCTTCGCTGCGGACATTGCCCGCGGCGATCTGCTGCCGCTCGGGGAGGGACTCGATAAGCACCAGGCGCAGCAGTCCCTGCGCACATTCTTCAACCATTCGCGGACCGGAGCTCCATATGTGAAGGTCGCGCTCGCCGTGCAGAACATGGGATTCCTGCGCGGGCTGTCGCCGAAGTACATGCGCGACACCCCGGCCATCAACGACTGGGTCACTGGCTTGGTGGGATCCGACCCCACCTTCGCCGAGGCGGGATTCCGAGTGCTGCGGGAGCGTGCCGCACTCGGCTACACGGGGGATGTCTACCACCGGACGAAGGAGACGAATCCGCACCGGAAGATGCTCGCCGCCCTGTGGCGGGAGAACCCCGTTTCGCGTATCGAACCAGGTCAGAAGCTCATCACCATGGCCGCTCTGCTGCACCGGGACCATCATGGAGTGTCGCTGGCGGGTGAGCTCATCAGCGCATCCGGTCTGAGTGCCGGGGCGTGGCTGCGCAGCTACCTGCGGGCCTACCTGAAACCGCTCGTCCATGCGCTGCTCGCGCACGATCTCGTATTCATGCCGCACGGGGAGAACCTCATCCTCGTCCTCGACGAGCATGTGGTGACCGGGGCATTCATGAAGGACATCGGTGAGGAAGTCGCCGTGCTCGGCCACCGCGAACTGCCCGCCGATGTCGAACGCATCCGCGCCGTGGTGTCGGGAGAGGAGAAGGCACTGTCCGTCTTCACCGACATGTTCGACGGGGTCCTGCGGCACCTCTCCGGCATCCTCGACGCCGATGGACTGCTGCCGGCCGACAGGTTCTGGGCGATCGTCGCCGAGGTGCTTGATGAGTACGAGGCCGAACACCCGGATGCGGCCCGCGGTGTCAGCGGAGACGTCGATCTGCGTGCCGAACGTTTCGCCCATTCGTGCCTCAACCGACTGCAGCTGAAGAACACGAAGCAGATGGTCGACATCGGCAACCAAGCAGAATCACTGCTCTACGCGGGCACGATGCCCAATCCCGTGGCTCGCTGA
- a CDS encoding SRPBCC domain-containing protein: MDEWAGTTVRFDIEPTGSGTRLTFTHVGLTPALACYDGCARGWTRHAHDSLHQLITTGVGNPITPAIEAELITEP, from the coding sequence ATCGATGAGTGGGCCGGGACGACCGTCCGCTTCGACATCGAGCCCACGGGGTCAGGCACTCGGCTGACATTCACCCATGTGGGCTTGACCCCGGCGCTGGCCTGCTATGACGGATGCGCTCGAGGATGGACACGCCACGCCCACGACAGCCTGCACCAGCTCATCACGACGGGAGTGGGCAACCCGATCACTCCGGCGATCGAGGCCGAACTGATCACCGAGCCGTGA
- a CDS encoding substrate-binding domain-containing protein — protein MRHNLKSHKKLALFGASVAIGALALSGCGNQKGQGNDEADSGSGGDGDVTIALLLPESKTTRYESLDKPNFEKYLKEANPDAKVKYSNANQDATQQQQQVEAAVTEGVDAIVLDPVDASAVSSALSKAEAKKIPVISYDRFFEGAAYYTSFDNKKIGNLQGQAVLDGLKDAGVDPKSGPVWMVNGDPKDPNAADFKAGAEETLKGAGVDIAASHDTLDWNPDDARQWVEGQLQGGDEKPIAIYAANDGTAGGVIAATKKAKVETVVTGQDAEVDGLQNILKGDQFATIYKSIPPQAEFAAKAAVALAAGEDVDAGTTYKDTPTDFVEAKVVTKDNIKDIVGDQIKAEDICSGSVEKLCEDAGVK, from the coding sequence ATGAGGCACAACCTTAAGTCCCACAAGAAGCTGGCGCTCTTCGGTGCCTCGGTCGCGATCGGTGCTCTTGCGCTCAGCGGCTGCGGCAACCAGAAGGGCCAGGGAAACGACGAGGCGGACAGCGGATCCGGCGGCGACGGGGACGTCACGATCGCCCTGCTGCTGCCCGAGTCGAAGACCACTCGCTACGAGTCGCTCGACAAACCGAACTTCGAGAAGTACCTCAAAGAGGCCAACCCCGATGCGAAGGTGAAGTACAGCAACGCCAACCAGGACGCGACTCAGCAGCAGCAACAGGTCGAAGCGGCTGTGACCGAAGGCGTCGACGCCATCGTCCTCGATCCCGTCGACGCTTCGGCAGTCTCCTCCGCACTGTCGAAGGCCGAAGCGAAGAAGATCCCGGTCATCTCCTACGACCGCTTCTTCGAAGGCGCCGCGTACTACACCTCGTTCGACAACAAGAAGATCGGCAACCTGCAGGGCCAAGCCGTCCTCGACGGGCTCAAAGACGCCGGCGTCGATCCGAAGTCGGGCCCGGTTTGGATGGTCAACGGAGACCCGAAGGACCCGAACGCCGCGGACTTCAAGGCCGGTGCCGAAGAGACCCTCAAAGGCGCGGGTGTCGACATCGCCGCCAGCCACGACACTCTCGACTGGAACCCGGACGACGCCCGACAATGGGTCGAAGGCCAGCTGCAGGGCGGCGATGAGAAGCCGATCGCGATCTATGCGGCCAACGACGGTACTGCCGGCGGCGTCATCGCTGCAACGAAGAAGGCCAAGGTCGAAACCGTCGTCACCGGTCAGGATGCCGAGGTCGACGGTCTGCAGAACATCCTCAAAGGCGACCAGTTCGCCACGATCTACAAGTCGATCCCACCGCAGGCCGAGTTCGCCGCCAAGGCCGCTGTGGCTCTGGCTGCGGGAGAGGACGTCGATGCGGGAACGACCTACAAGGACACTCCGACGGACTTCGTCGAGGCCAAGGTCGTGACCAAGGACAACATCAAGGACATCGTCGGCGACCAGATCAAGGCCGAGGACATCTGTTCGGGAAGCGTAGAGAAGCTCTGCGAAGACGCCGGAGTCAAGTGA
- a CDS encoding SidA/IucD/PvdA family monooxygenase yields MSADSTPIHDILGVGIGPFGLGLAALSEPLDDVDAIFVDQRPEFRWHPGMMIEGSTIQVPFLADLVTMADPTSPYSFLNFLKERRRLYPFYIRESFYPLRAEFDEYCRWVSAQLDSLRWNRRVVSVTREDGVYTALAEVADDSGSIVGTETYRARHLVLGVGTQPVLPPALQGLEGDAGAGASGTGPDGAVNSPAAGPDSAANSPAAGPLIHTADYLENRDALLDSGAITIVGSGQSAAEIYRDLIDDAEDRGVRLDWVTRSPRFFPMEYTKLTLEMTSPEYTDHFRALPDELRERVGREQRTLYKGISADLVDDIHDTLYRLSRGGRELLTNLISEAELVTADIDQISGEYLLDFRNTALGKTFTRRSGSVIAATGYKSQVPDFLSPLGDDIRLDSRGRLDVSRHYTINDEGTIHVVGGEEHTHGVTAPDLGFGPWRASVVLAAVTGREPYPIERAIAFQTFGVPADESDAVPDAAFALENSKEMSHV; encoded by the coding sequence ATGAGCGCAGATTCCACGCCCATCCACGACATCCTCGGCGTCGGCATCGGTCCCTTCGGACTCGGCCTGGCCGCACTGTCGGAACCGCTCGACGACGTCGACGCGATCTTCGTCGACCAGCGCCCCGAATTCCGCTGGCACCCGGGCATGATGATCGAAGGCTCAACCATCCAGGTGCCGTTCCTCGCCGACCTCGTCACCATGGCCGACCCCACCTCCCCGTACTCGTTCCTCAACTTCCTCAAGGAGCGCCGGCGGCTCTACCCGTTCTACATCCGCGAATCCTTCTACCCCCTGCGCGCCGAATTCGACGAATACTGCCGGTGGGTTTCCGCCCAGTTGGATTCGCTGCGATGGAACCGTCGCGTCGTGTCCGTGACCAGGGAGGACGGTGTGTACACCGCCCTCGCCGAGGTGGCCGACGACTCCGGTTCGATCGTGGGCACCGAGACCTACCGCGCACGGCATCTCGTGCTCGGCGTGGGAACGCAGCCCGTACTGCCGCCTGCGCTGCAGGGGCTCGAGGGCGATGCCGGCGCTGGTGCGTCCGGCACGGGCCCGGACGGTGCCGTCAACTCGCCCGCTGCCGGCCCGGACAGCGCCGCCAACTCGCCCGCTGCCGGCCCGCTCATCCACACCGCCGACTACCTCGAGAACCGGGACGCGCTGCTCGACTCCGGGGCGATCACGATCGTCGGCAGCGGCCAGTCCGCCGCCGAGATCTACCGTGACCTCATCGACGACGCCGAAGACCGAGGCGTACGCCTCGACTGGGTGACCCGGTCGCCGCGGTTCTTCCCGATGGAGTACACGAAGCTCACCCTTGAGATGACCTCCCCGGAGTACACCGACCACTTCCGGGCGCTGCCCGATGAGCTGCGCGAACGCGTCGGCCGGGAACAGCGCACGCTGTACAAGGGCATCTCCGCCGACCTCGTCGACGACATCCACGACACTCTCTACCGACTCAGCCGCGGCGGGCGAGAACTGCTGACAAACCTCATCTCCGAAGCCGAACTCGTCACCGCCGACATCGATCAGATCAGCGGCGAATACCTGCTCGACTTCCGCAACACGGCACTGGGAAAGACCTTCACCAGGCGGTCCGGATCGGTTATCGCGGCCACCGGATACAAATCCCAGGTCCCGGACTTCCTCAGCCCTCTCGGTGACGACATCCGTCTGGACTCCCGAGGCCGCCTCGACGTCAGCCGCCACTACACGATCAACGACGAAGGAACCATCCACGTCGTGGGCGGCGAAGAGCACACCCACGGCGTGACCGCCCCCGACCTCGGCTTCGGCCCGTGGCGGGCCTCGGTGGTGCTGGCCGCAGTGACCGGCCGGGAACCCTATCCGATCGAACGGGCCATCGCCTTCCAGACCTTCGGGGTGCCGGCCGACGAATCCGATGCCGTCCCCGATGCCGCCTTCGCACTCGAGAACTCCAAGGAGATGTCGCACGTATGA
- a CDS encoding ATP-binding cassette domain-containing protein, giving the protein MTPETPEPASAATRTPGSDSEPVLELRGINKRFGAVQALTDINLAVGRGEVVGLVGDNGAGKSTLIKVIAGVHGADEGELIMNGAAQRFSSPKDAQRAGVATVFQDLALCENLDVVANLFLGHEKTRGGVLDEVSMEAKSWELLHSLSAKIPSVRVPIAALSGGQRQTVAIARSLLGEPSLVMLDEPTAALGVAQTAEVLNLIERLKERDLGVLLVSHNMADVQAVCDRIHVLRLGKDAGDFPGDERTDVLVAAITGASDNVVTKRATRRGERR; this is encoded by the coding sequence ATGACACCAGAGACACCTGAACCGGCATCCGCAGCGACGCGGACGCCGGGCAGCGACAGCGAGCCGGTGCTCGAACTGCGCGGAATCAACAAACGATTCGGGGCCGTGCAGGCCCTGACCGACATCAACCTCGCCGTCGGCCGCGGCGAAGTCGTCGGCCTCGTCGGCGACAACGGCGCCGGCAAGTCGACGCTGATCAAGGTCATCGCCGGAGTCCACGGTGCTGATGAGGGCGAACTCATCATGAACGGGGCGGCGCAGAGGTTCTCGTCTCCGAAGGATGCACAGAGGGCCGGAGTGGCCACCGTGTTCCAAGACTTGGCTCTGTGCGAGAACCTCGACGTCGTGGCCAACCTGTTCCTCGGACATGAGAAGACCCGCGGCGGCGTGCTCGACGAGGTGTCCATGGAAGCCAAATCCTGGGAGCTGCTGCACAGCCTGTCGGCGAAGATCCCGAGCGTGAGAGTGCCGATCGCGGCACTGTCCGGAGGCCAACGTCAGACGGTCGCCATCGCTCGCTCGCTGCTGGGCGAACCCTCCCTGGTCATGCTCGACGAACCGACCGCAGCCCTCGGCGTCGCCCAGACCGCCGAGGTGCTCAACCTCATCGAACGCCTCAAGGAACGTGACCTCGGAGTGCTGCTCGTCAGCCACAATATGGCCGATGTGCAAGCAGTGTGCGACCGGATTCATGTCCTGCGACTGGGCAAGGACGCTGGTGACTTCCCCGGTGATGAGCGCACAGACGTCCTCGTCGCAGCGATCACCGGAGCCAGCGACAACGTCGTGACCAAACGCGCGACACGGAGGGGTGAGCGCCGATGA